A stretch of the Arthrobacter sp. PAMC 25486 genome encodes the following:
- a CDS encoding mycothione reductase has protein sequence MPHFDLVIIGTGSGNSIPGPEFDHWNIAIVEDGLFGGTCLNVGCIPTKMFVHPAELADAARHGSALGINAQLNSVDWPGIRDRIFGRIDAIEDGGRKYREGPECPNITVFAGRGRFTGHKALHIDLHDGGTSEVTADRFVLAAGSHAVVPDIPGLASGPDAAGTAAAAAAFHTSDTIMRLEQLPTSIVILGGGYIAAEFAHVFSSFGVHVTQIARGKRLLKSQDADVSAQFTKEAAARYTVLLETKVTGVANTADGVELQLYGPGGPHTLQANVLLVATGRKPNGASLDVEKTGVRLDGHGRVVVDAHQQTDVEGIYALGDISSKFQLKHVANHEAKVVKHNLAHPEAPRRSDHRFVPAAVFTDPQIASVGITEDHAVKADIPYAVKVQQYADIAAGWAREDSGHFLKVLADPATGLLLGAHVIGPEAATVIQPLIQAMHFGQKAQDVARNQYWIHPALSELVENALLGLPEPRRAG, from the coding sequence ATGCCCCACTTCGACCTCGTCATCATCGGCACAGGATCAGGCAACTCCATCCCGGGCCCGGAATTCGATCATTGGAACATAGCCATCGTGGAGGACGGCCTGTTTGGCGGCACCTGCCTGAATGTTGGCTGCATCCCCACCAAGATGTTCGTCCACCCGGCGGAACTGGCCGACGCCGCCCGGCACGGAAGTGCGCTGGGCATTAACGCACAGCTGAATTCGGTGGACTGGCCGGGCATCCGGGACAGGATCTTTGGCCGCATCGACGCCATCGAGGACGGCGGTCGGAAATACCGGGAGGGTCCCGAATGCCCCAACATCACGGTCTTTGCCGGGCGCGGGCGGTTTACCGGGCACAAGGCCCTGCACATTGACCTGCACGACGGCGGCACCTCCGAAGTGACGGCCGACAGGTTTGTCCTTGCCGCGGGTTCCCATGCCGTGGTCCCCGACATTCCCGGCCTCGCCAGCGGTCCGGACGCGGCCGGCACCGCCGCCGCCGCCGCCGCCTTCCACACCTCGGACACGATCATGCGCCTGGAGCAGCTGCCCACCAGCATCGTCATTCTGGGCGGCGGATACATCGCCGCGGAATTCGCACACGTATTTTCTTCCTTTGGCGTGCACGTCACCCAGATTGCCCGCGGGAAGCGGCTGCTCAAGTCGCAGGACGCCGACGTCTCCGCCCAATTCACGAAGGAGGCCGCGGCGCGCTACACAGTCCTGCTCGAGACCAAGGTGACAGGCGTGGCAAACACGGCGGACGGCGTCGAACTTCAGCTATACGGGCCGGGCGGGCCGCACACCCTCCAGGCAAATGTGCTGCTGGTCGCCACAGGCCGCAAGCCCAATGGTGCGAGCCTGGACGTTGAGAAGACCGGGGTGCGTCTGGACGGCCATGGCCGGGTGGTGGTCGATGCACACCAGCAAACGGACGTCGAGGGCATTTACGCACTGGGCGACATCTCCTCCAAGTTCCAGCTCAAGCACGTGGCGAACCACGAGGCCAAGGTGGTCAAACACAACCTGGCGCACCCGGAAGCACCCCGCCGCTCCGACCACCGCTTTGTGCCGGCCGCGGTGTTCACCGATCCGCAGATCGCCTCCGTCGGTATCACCGAGGACCACGCGGTGAAGGCGGACATCCCGTATGCCGTAAAGGTGCAGCAGTATGCCGACATTGCGGCCGGCTGGGCGCGCGAGGACAGCGGCCACTTCCTGAAGGTGCTGGCCGATCCCGCCACGGGCCTGCTGCTGGGCGCCCATGTGATCGGGCCGGAGGCGGCCACCGTCATCCAGCCGCTGATTCAGGCCATGCACTTCGGCCAGAAGGCCCAAGACGTGGCCAGGAATCAGTACTGGATCCACCCGGCACTCTCCGAGCTGGTCGAAAACGCGCTGCTGGGTTTGCCTGAACCGCGGCGGGCCGGGTGA
- a CDS encoding M20/M25/M40 family metallo-hydrolase, protein MSIVDTVLAGLDPELDGLMETYKQLHRHPALAFQEHETSKLVADKLAVCGYSVQHIGGTGVVGVLVNGDGPTGLSRADMDALPVTEGTGLPYASEVDGVMHACGHLVGEGAPSFTAGVNRL, encoded by the coding sequence ATGAGCATCGTTGACACCGTCCTGGCGGGCCTCGACCCCGAGCTGGACGGGCTGATGGAGACGTACAAGCAGCTGCACCGGCATCCCGCGCTGGCTTTCCAGGAGCACGAGACATCAAAGCTTGTCGCTGACAAGCTGGCGGTTTGCGGCTATTCCGTCCAGCACATTGGCGGCACCGGCGTCGTCGGTGTCTTGGTCAATGGCGACGGCCCGACGGGCCTATCCCGCGCCGACATGGATGCCCTGCCCGTCACAGAGGGCACGGGCCTGCCGTATGCCTCAGAGGTGGACGGTGTCATGCACGCTTGCGGCCACCTGGTTGGCGAGGGGGCGCCGTCCTTTACGGCCGGGGTGAATCGCTTATAG
- a CDS encoding RNA-guided endonuclease TnpB family protein, whose translation MLRYRYRVYPDTVQQAAIARLFGCVRVAFNDALALRKTHYAETCTHLSSRVVSAALTASKRTPEREWLNEVSCIPLQQAVRDLDTAYKNFFSSVTGKGSRVSPPRFRKKSSSGSARFTTSARYSLRQVNTGKALLTLPKIGELHLAYFRVVPAAPTSVTLIREADGRYYASFVVDPDPSTMIASTSTDEAERTAGLDLGLTDFAAITYSDGTRAKFPAPRFYRKAQRKLAWAQRELSRRVKGSRNRAKSRVKVARVHAKIRDDRQDFTRKIAVPLARENQTVAVETLNIKGLARIRLAKSIHDAGWGAFIHDLTHAGEKYGCAIIGISQWEPTSQTCSVWGIKTGRKAPDSRAWTCPECGARLDRDYNAALNFMLAAGLVESLNDCGGNIRLRLAEAILEETVTTQLMDAV comes from the coding sequence ATGCTTCGTTATCGTTACCGGGTGTACCCGGACACAGTTCAACAAGCGGCTATTGCCCGTCTTTTTGGTTGTGTGCGCGTGGCTTTCAACGATGCTCTGGCCCTGCGAAAGACCCACTACGCCGAGACCTGCACGCACCTGTCATCAAGGGTGGTCAGCGCCGCACTGACTGCTTCCAAGCGCACCCCGGAACGGGAATGGCTCAACGAGGTCTCGTGCATTCCGCTCCAGCAGGCAGTTCGCGACCTGGACACCGCGTACAAGAATTTCTTCTCTTCCGTGACTGGCAAGGGCTCCAGGGTTTCCCCTCCCCGGTTCCGGAAGAAGTCCTCCTCGGGCTCTGCCCGTTTCACCACCAGTGCCCGGTACAGCCTGCGCCAAGTCAACACCGGAAAAGCATTGCTGACCCTGCCTAAGATTGGGGAGCTGCACCTGGCGTATTTCCGGGTCGTGCCGGCGGCACCGACCTCGGTCACTTTGATCCGTGAAGCTGACGGCCGCTACTATGCTTCCTTCGTCGTGGACCCGGACCCCAGCACTATGATTGCCAGCACCAGTACTGACGAGGCCGAGCGCACGGCGGGGCTGGACCTTGGACTGACCGATTTCGCCGCCATCACCTACAGTGACGGGACACGGGCGAAATTCCCGGCACCCCGGTTCTACCGCAAGGCCCAACGGAAACTCGCCTGGGCTCAAAGGGAACTCTCACGCCGTGTGAAGGGCTCCAGGAACCGGGCGAAATCCCGTGTCAAGGTTGCCAGGGTTCATGCGAAGATCCGTGATGACCGCCAAGACTTCACCCGCAAGATCGCAGTACCACTGGCCCGCGAAAACCAAACGGTTGCCGTCGAAACACTCAACATCAAAGGCCTGGCCCGCATCAGGCTCGCGAAATCCATCCACGACGCCGGCTGGGGCGCCTTCATCCACGATCTCACCCACGCTGGAGAGAAGTATGGGTGCGCCATTATCGGGATCAGCCAATGGGAACCCACCAGTCAGACCTGCTCCGTCTGGGGGATCAAAACCGGCAGGAAGGCGCCGGACAGCCGGGCCTGGACCTGCCCGGAGTGCGGGGCCCGCCTGGACAGGGACTACAACGCTGCATTGAACTTCATGCTCGCCGCAGGACTTGTGGAGAGCCTAAACGACTGTGGAGGGAACATCAGACTCCGGCTCGCCGAAGCAATTCTCGAAGAAACAGTAACCACCCAACTGATGGACGCCGTCTAA